One window of the Candidatus Chryseobacterium colombiense genome contains the following:
- a CDS encoding YceI family protein, translating into MKKKLFLWTIPAFIIAAVTISCNKEKPLTSESNEITTTKDGHQFILDTLNSRVEWKGYKILKSENTSHFGTIKFESGDVTIKDEKLESGKFVADMNSLTSVDLKDDADQLGKLNGHLKSGDFFEVEKFPTASYEITKITPLAEGDYNTLLDGNLTIKGITKPIAFKANVSVKDGVVSIATEPKDIQQEEFGVKFQAPAENGVIKDEVTLQINVKALEKK; encoded by the coding sequence ATGAAAAAAAAGCTATTTTTATGGACAATTCCCGCTTTTATAATCGCTGCAGTTACAATTTCTTGTAATAAAGAAAAGCCGTTGACAAGTGAAAGCAATGAAATTACTACCACTAAAGATGGTCATCAGTTTATCCTGGATACGTTGAATAGCAGAGTAGAATGGAAAGGATATAAAATTTTAAAATCTGAAAATACAAGTCATTTCGGAACGATAAAATTTGAAAGCGGCGATGTTACGATAAAAGATGAAAAGCTTGAAAGCGGAAAATTTGTAGCGGATATGAATTCTTTAACGTCCGTAGATTTGAAAGACGATGCGGATCAGTTGGGAAAATTGAACGGACATCTCAAAAGCGGCGATTTTTTTGAAGTTGAAAAATTTCCTACCGCTTCTTATGAAATTACAAAGATTACTCCTTTAGCAGAAGGAGATTATAATACTCTTTTGGATGGTAATTTAACCATTAAAGGAATTACAAAGCCTATTGCTTTTAAAGCAAATGTATCCGTGAAAGACGGAGTAGTGAGTATAGCCACTGAGCCTAAAGATATACAGCAAGAGGAATTTGGTGTAAAGTTTCAGGCCCCTGCTGAAAACGGGGTAATTAAAGATGAGGTAACACTACAGATTAATGTAAAAGCTTTAGAAAAAAAATAA
- a CDS encoding zinc ribbon domain-containing protein YjdM translates to MSDTVLCPKCSSEFTYEQDGLMVCSQCFHEWDPAEAGNEDKILDINGNELQNGDSVIVMKDLPVKGAPKPVKAGTKVKNIRLRPDSDHNIDCKIDGFGAMALKSEFVKKA, encoded by the coding sequence ATGAGTGATACTGTACTTTGTCCGAAATGCAGCTCGGAATTTACCTATGAACAGGATGGTTTGATGGTTTGCAGTCAGTGCTTCCACGAATGGGATCCTGCAGAAGCCGGAAATGAGGATAAAATTCTGGATATTAATGGTAATGAACTGCAAAACGGAGATTCAGTGATCGTGATGAAAGATCTTCCAGTGAAAGGAGCACCAAAACCGGTGAAAGCAGGAACGAAAGTAAAAAATATTCGTCTGAGACCAGACAGTGATCATAATATAGACTGTAAAATTGATGGTTTCGGAGCTATGGCTTTGAAATCAGAATTTGTAAAGAAGGCATAA
- a CDS encoding DUF5916 domain-containing protein, protein MNTKLFFILLLLSCFMYSQKKEDETIIRKKILITKTSSSPKIDGILDDAVWQNAPIATNFIERNPNNGKPQADSIKTEVRILYDDTGIYFGAQMYDPTPKKIAKELTERDGINNDDFFGVALNGYNDKQQSLEFVVTAAGVQFDAKLTTDGEDDTWNSIWYSGAKINEKGWAVEMKIPYSELRFPKSNVQEWGMNIFRRIQRIKASYDWNFVDNAKNSYTLFDGVLQGIENINPPTRLSFTPYFSTYVNSFDGKTTSSFNGGMDVKYGINDAFTFDMTLIPDFGQANFDNSILNLTPFEQQFSEQRTFFTEGTELFSKGGMFYSRRVGGEPSRYPVTNENEEVTEYPAKVKLFNAFKISGRTKKGLGIGFFNGVTQKMEASIFNHETGETRKEVVEPWTNYNVLVFDQRFNGNSSVSLINTNVTRDGNFRDANATGLLWDLNNKKNTYKTFGSLKGSWVMDEGTKFGTKAEAGLEKIAGKHRFSLNGNLTTKDWDINDVGFSTKTNFANYNAWYGYRILQPTKTFNNVYLNFNLNYYHRLEPFIFQNFVFNHNNSFTDKNFRSFGGGIEFTPFGQNDIYEPRTFGRHLKVPGYFDSWVWFESDSRKKLQYNFEFDYYAFDEKGRNQIFTNFGLRYRFSDKFNIRWSFNPSFSNNETGFAGKSDTDIFIGRRQRNTYENALTSKYTFNEKTALTLTFRHYFSDVTYKQFYTLNQDGNLADTDLFNKNLNGTYNAWNVDLRFSWWFAPGSQLTLLYRNATSNYLEMSRLNVTKNYDMLFSEPTVNNFSLKLTYFLDYNRVKSWTKKKNIKS, encoded by the coding sequence ATGAACACCAAATTATTTTTCATCTTATTATTACTTTCCTGCTTTATGTATTCGCAGAAAAAGGAAGACGAAACCATCATAAGAAAGAAAATACTCATTACAAAAACCTCATCTTCTCCAAAAATAGATGGTATTCTGGATGATGCGGTATGGCAAAATGCTCCCATTGCTACCAACTTCATTGAACGAAATCCTAACAACGGAAAGCCACAGGCAGATTCAATAAAAACCGAAGTAAGAATTTTATATGACGATACCGGTATCTATTTCGGAGCACAAATGTACGACCCCACTCCCAAGAAAATTGCAAAGGAATTAACTGAAAGAGATGGAATCAACAACGACGATTTTTTTGGTGTGGCACTGAACGGATATAATGACAAACAGCAGAGCTTAGAATTTGTGGTTACAGCAGCAGGAGTTCAGTTCGATGCGAAGCTCACCACTGACGGTGAAGATGACACCTGGAATTCGATTTGGTACAGCGGTGCAAAAATCAATGAAAAAGGTTGGGCTGTTGAAATGAAAATTCCATATTCGGAATTAAGGTTTCCTAAAAGCAATGTTCAGGAATGGGGAATGAATATATTCCGAAGAATACAGAGAATTAAAGCATCTTATGACTGGAATTTTGTAGACAATGCCAAAAACTCCTACACTCTTTTTGACGGCGTTTTACAAGGCATTGAAAACATTAATCCTCCTACCCGATTGTCTTTTACCCCTTACTTTTCAACTTATGTCAATAGTTTTGACGGTAAAACCACTTCAAGTTTTAACGGTGGAATGGATGTAAAATATGGGATCAATGATGCCTTCACTTTCGATATGACTTTGATTCCCGATTTCGGACAGGCCAATTTTGATAATTCCATTTTAAATTTAACCCCTTTCGAACAGCAGTTTTCCGAGCAGAGGACTTTCTTTACGGAAGGAACGGAGTTATTCAGCAAAGGAGGAATGTTCTATTCCAGAAGAGTGGGCGGAGAACCGTCGCGTTATCCTGTAACTAACGAAAATGAAGAAGTCACGGAATATCCTGCAAAAGTAAAATTATTTAATGCCTTTAAAATTTCAGGAAGGACAAAAAAAGGATTGGGAATCGGTTTTTTCAATGGAGTCACTCAAAAAATGGAAGCTTCTATTTTTAATCATGAGACCGGAGAAACCAGAAAAGAAGTGGTAGAACCATGGACGAATTATAATGTATTGGTTTTTGATCAAAGATTTAACGGAAATTCTTCTGTGTCATTAATCAATACAAATGTTACAAGAGACGGAAATTTTCGCGATGCCAATGCAACGGGACTTCTCTGGGACCTCAACAACAAGAAAAATACGTATAAAACCTTCGGAAGCCTTAAAGGAAGCTGGGTAATGGATGAAGGGACAAAATTCGGAACAAAAGCAGAAGCCGGGCTGGAAAAAATTGCAGGAAAGCACCGTTTCAGCCTCAATGGAAATCTGACGACCAAAGACTGGGATATCAATGATGTTGGATTTTCAACAAAAACTAATTTCGCCAACTATAATGCCTGGTACGGTTACAGAATTCTGCAGCCTACGAAAACATTCAATAATGTTTATTTGAATTTTAATCTGAATTATTATCACAGATTAGAACCTTTCATTTTCCAAAATTTTGTTTTTAACCATAACAATAGCTTTACAGACAAAAACTTCAGAAGCTTTGGCGGCGGAATCGAGTTTACTCCTTTTGGTCAGAATGATATTTATGAACCCCGAACCTTCGGAAGACACCTTAAAGTTCCCGGATATTTTGATTCATGGGTCTGGTTTGAAAGTGACAGCAGAAAAAAATTGCAATATAATTTTGAGTTTGATTACTATGCTTTTGACGAGAAAGGAAGAAATCAGATATTCACTAATTTTGGCCTTCGGTACCGATTTTCAGATAAATTCAATATACGCTGGAGCTTCAACCCAAGTTTCAGTAATAATGAAACAGGCTTTGCAGGGAAAAGCGACACCGATATCTTCATTGGGAGAAGACAAAGAAACACCTACGAAAATGCTCTGACTTCTAAATATACTTTTAACGAAAAAACGGCTCTTACTTTAACGTTCAGACATTATTTTTCGGATGTTACCTATAAACAGTTTTACACTTTAAATCAGGATGGAAATTTAGCAGACACCGATCTTTTTAATAAAAATTTAAACGGAACTTACAACGCATGGAATGTTGACCTAAGGTTTTCATGGTGGTTTGCTCCGGGAAGCCAGCTGACTTTACTCTACAGAAACGCCACTTCAAATTATCTTGAAATGTCCAGATTAAATGTGACGAAAAACTACGATATGCTTTTTAGTGAACCTACTGTAAATAATTTTTCACTGAAGCTTACTTACTTTTTAGATTATAATCGTGTGAAGAGCTGGACAAAGAAAAAGAATATAAAAAGCTAA
- the pheS gene encoding phenylalanine--tRNA ligase subunit alpha has product MIEKIEELLVEVNSFSTTSKEEIENFRIKYNGKKGILNDFFEKFKEVPNDQKKEFGQKINTLKQAVNVKLEDLKNASASSIIVEKEDLTRPAFPLDLGSRHPINLVKNRIIEIFKSIGFAVADGPEIEDDWHNFTALNLPEYHPARDMQDTFFIEQNPDILLRTHTSSVQIRYMEENQPPIRILSPGRVFRNEAVSSRSHCIFHQIEGLYIDENVSFADLKQTIQFFTTELFGKSKIRLRPSYFPFTEPSAEIDVYWGLNSETDYRITKGTGWLEIMGCGMVDPAVLKNVNIDADKYSGYAFGMGIERIVMLLYQMSDIRMFFENDIRTLEQFKTL; this is encoded by the coding sequence ATGATAGAAAAGATAGAAGAATTACTAGTTGAAGTAAACAGCTTCAGTACCACATCAAAAGAAGAAATTGAAAATTTCCGAATCAAGTATAACGGTAAAAAAGGAATTCTGAACGATTTTTTTGAAAAATTCAAAGAAGTTCCGAACGACCAGAAAAAAGAATTCGGACAGAAAATCAATACTTTAAAACAGGCTGTGAATGTAAAGTTGGAGGATTTAAAAAATGCTTCAGCATCCTCTATTATTGTTGAGAAAGAAGATTTAACAAGACCGGCTTTCCCGTTGGATCTGGGTTCAAGACATCCGATCAATTTGGTAAAGAACAGAATTATTGAAATCTTTAAATCGATCGGTTTTGCTGTAGCAGACGGACCCGAAATTGAAGATGACTGGCATAACTTTACGGCCTTGAATCTTCCGGAATACCATCCGGCAAGAGATATGCAGGATACTTTCTTCATCGAGCAGAATCCGGATATTTTATTGAGAACGCATACGTCTTCGGTACAGATCCGTTATATGGAAGAAAATCAGCCGCCGATCAGGATTTTATCTCCGGGAAGAGTATTCAGAAATGAAGCGGTATCTTCACGTTCGCACTGTATTTTCCATCAGATCGAAGGTTTATATATTGATGAGAATGTAAGTTTTGCTGATTTAAAGCAGACCATTCAGTTCTTTACAACCGAACTTTTCGGAAAATCTAAGATCAGACTGAGACCTTCTTATTTCCCATTCACAGAGCCGAGTGCTGAAATTGATGTGTATTGGGGACTGAATTCGGAAACGGACTACAGAATTACAAAAGGAACAGGCTGGCTGGAAATTATGGGTTGCGGAATGGTAGATCCTGCCGTATTGAAAAATGTAAACATTGATGCAGATAAATATTCGGGATACGCATTCGGAATGGGAATTGAAAGAATCGTAATGCTTCTTTACCAAATGAGCGACATCAGAATGTTCTTTGAAAATGATATCAGAACGTTAGAGCAGTTTAAAACATTATAA
- a CDS encoding class I SAM-dependent methyltransferase has protein sequence MELIHRNLAIGIHDALQETFFEKNKYADKVIERLLKANRKWGSQDRAVVSEIFYNIIRWKKRLEYYMGEGVKPNNIYKLIIAYLLWSKTNYKKFEEFDGIKIADILTKLKKGTVPTKAIEYSIPDWLAETLEKELGSKWEKEMLALNEQAPTVLRANSLRTTTKELISDLSDENIVSYPIKNYPDAVQLEEKKNVFLTTAFKEGLFEVQDASSQKIGYFLDVKEGQRVVDACAGAGGKTLHLAALMQNKGQIIALDIFEWKLAELKRRAKRAGAHNIETRLISDNKVIKRLHEKADRLLIDAPCSGLGVLKRNPDSKWKIDQAFIDRIKVEQQQILQDYSKMLKKGGKMVYATCSILPSENNLQVDEFIKNNPNFKMVKDEKVMPSEGYDGFYMALIERVS, from the coding sequence ATGGAACTTATTCACAGAAACTTAGCAATCGGAATTCACGATGCTTTACAGGAAACATTTTTCGAGAAAAATAAATATGCCGATAAAGTAATCGAAAGGCTTTTAAAAGCCAACAGAAAATGGGGAAGCCAGGACAGAGCCGTTGTTTCTGAAATTTTCTATAATATCATTCGTTGGAAAAAACGTCTGGAATATTATATGGGTGAAGGGGTAAAGCCCAATAACATCTATAAATTGATCATTGCTTATCTTCTTTGGAGCAAAACCAACTATAAAAAATTTGAGGAATTCGACGGGATCAAAATTGCTGATATTCTTACAAAACTTAAAAAAGGAACCGTTCCTACAAAAGCAATAGAATACTCCATTCCGGATTGGTTGGCTGAAACCTTAGAAAAGGAATTAGGCTCAAAATGGGAAAAAGAAATGCTTGCCTTAAATGAACAGGCTCCTACGGTGCTAAGAGCAAATTCTCTGAGAACAACAACCAAAGAACTTATTTCAGATCTTTCTGATGAAAATATCGTTTCCTATCCTATCAAAAATTATCCTGATGCTGTTCAGCTTGAAGAAAAAAAGAATGTTTTTCTTACGACAGCTTTCAAAGAAGGATTATTTGAGGTTCAGGATGCTTCTTCACAAAAAATCGGGTATTTTCTTGATGTAAAGGAAGGACAAAGAGTTGTGGATGCCTGCGCAGGTGCAGGGGGAAAAACACTTCACTTAGCTGCTTTAATGCAGAATAAAGGTCAGATCATTGCTTTGGATATTTTTGAATGGAAATTGGCTGAACTGAAACGTCGTGCAAAAAGAGCCGGAGCTCACAACATTGAAACGCGTTTGATTTCTGACAATAAAGTAATCAAAAGACTGCACGAAAAAGCAGACAGATTGTTGATCGATGCACCTTGTTCAGGTCTTGGAGTTTTAAAAAGAAACCCGGACAGTAAGTGGAAAATTGATCAGGCTTTTATTGACAGAATTAAAGTTGAGCAGCAGCAAATTCTTCAGGATTATTCTAAAATGCTAAAAAAAGGAGGAAAAATGGTATATGCGACATGCTCAATTTTGCCTTCTGAAAACAACCTACAAGTTGATGAATTCATTAAAAATAACCCGAATTTCAAAATGGTAAAAGACGAAAAAGTAATGCCAAGTGAAGGCTATGACGGTTTCTATATGGCTTTAATCGAAAGAGTTTCTTAA
- a CDS encoding response regulator transcription factor has translation MNPPDITATRFLLADDHSLIRQGIIFLLEDLELEHEIFQASNLQQLLESVKMNPIDIAIIDAHFPDGNSLSLLAELKKIRPEMKILIFTGIDESTYSLRYLNEGADGFLSKMNEEEEIERAIRKMLDSGEYISPLTQALLKNSIKNPHLINPLSVLTERELQIAEMYAEGLGNLEIAGKLDVKQNTVSTVKKRIFDKLKIENLVELIALIKNNQ, from the coding sequence ATGAACCCACCAGATATTACAGCCACCCGTTTTCTATTGGCAGACGACCACAGTCTGATAAGACAGGGGATTATTTTTTTGTTGGAAGATCTTGAATTGGAGCATGAAATATTTCAGGCTTCCAATCTGCAGCAACTTTTGGAGTCTGTTAAAATGAATCCCATAGATATTGCGATCATTGATGCACACTTTCCTGACGGGAATAGCCTTTCCCTTTTAGCGGAACTCAAAAAAATAAGACCGGAAATGAAAATCCTGATTTTTACAGGGATTGATGAGAGTACTTATTCGCTTAGATATCTGAATGAAGGTGCAGATGGTTTTTTGAGTAAAATGAATGAAGAGGAAGAAATAGAAAGGGCGATCCGTAAAATGCTGGACTCTGGAGAATACATTTCTCCGCTTACCCAGGCATTATTGAAGAATTCAATAAAAAACCCTCATCTGATCAACCCCTTATCTGTTTTAACAGAAAGAGAGCTGCAGATTGCCGAAATGTATGCTGAAGGTTTGGGAAATCTTGAAATTGCAGGGAAACTGGACGTTAAACAAAATACGGTAAGTACGGTTAAAAAAAGAATTTTTGACAAACTTAAAATTGAAAATCTGGTAGAACTTATAGCGCTGATAAAAAACAATCAGTAG
- a CDS encoding DUF3108 domain-containing protein has product MKKILTLFALYIFCLSFAQIDNIANGESITLRIHYGFLNAGSATLTTQNINYKGAPHLYVKGTGQTTGAVRAFFKVDDLYESYINIHTGLPSFYVRNVKEGSYRQHFETSFNHDNNTLILTDKKTPANGSKVIKSVKGVQDMLSCFYYLRSKTPAELKTGTIINMNVWIDDEMFPFQLKVVGTENLKTKFGTINCLKIIPSVKSGRVFKEKEGVTMWVSNDYNHIPMLLKAELAVGSLKASIDDFKNVKYPLKFAN; this is encoded by the coding sequence ATGAAGAAAATCTTAACCCTTTTTGCACTCTATATATTCTGTCTGAGCTTTGCGCAAATAGACAATATTGCAAACGGTGAATCCATTACGCTTAGAATTCATTACGGGTTTCTAAATGCAGGAAGTGCAACTCTTACTACCCAAAACATCAACTATAAAGGCGCACCTCATCTTTATGTAAAAGGTACCGGACAGACTACCGGAGCAGTAAGAGCTTTTTTCAAAGTAGATGATTTATACGAAAGTTATATTAATATCCATACAGGATTACCCAGTTTTTATGTAAGAAACGTAAAGGAAGGAAGCTATCGTCAGCATTTTGAGACTAGTTTCAATCATGATAATAATACTTTGATTTTAACCGATAAAAAAACACCTGCAAATGGCTCTAAAGTGATAAAATCAGTAAAAGGAGTTCAGGATATGCTTTCTTGTTTTTATTATTTAAGAAGTAAAACTCCTGCTGAATTGAAAACAGGAACTATCATCAATATGAATGTATGGATTGACGATGAAATGTTTCCTTTTCAACTGAAAGTAGTTGGTACGGAAAATTTAAAGACAAAATTCGGAACCATTAATTGTTTGAAAATTATTCCATCTGTAAAAAGCGGTAGAGTTTTTAAAGAGAAAGAAGGGGTTACGATGTGGGTTTCTAACGACTATAACCATATCCCAATGTTGTTGAAAGCAGAATTAGCGGTAGGTTCTCTAAAAGCAAGTATTGATGATTTTAAAAATGTCAAATATCCTTTAAAGTTCGCAAATTAA
- a CDS encoding ABC transporter ATP-binding protein: MLLEINSLHFSYSKEKPLFQNLNLRFEAGKIIALAGESGCGKSTLLSLMYGLLDWESGEIIFDGEKLLGPKGNLVPGEANMKFVAQSFDLMPYATVAENVGKFISNINLVQKKKTVTELLEVVGLSEYANVLPKYLSGGQQQRVAIARALSVLPKLLILDEPFSNLDFPRKIELREKLFSYVKHNKISLIISTHELQDIIPWLDQIIVLQNGRLIQNDNPKETFRSPYNPYVAKLFGEVNIFDETEVADFNLKKFSYYPKEISISENGMEAEVLESRFAGNYYWNKVKAKNKEIILYTDERLSDSVNISFI, from the coding sequence ATGCTATTAGAAATAAACAGTTTACATTTCTCATATTCAAAAGAAAAGCCTCTGTTTCAGAACCTTAATCTACGGTTTGAAGCAGGAAAAATAATCGCGTTAGCAGGAGAAAGCGGATGCGGAAAATCAACTTTATTAAGCTTGATGTATGGTCTTTTGGATTGGGAAAGTGGAGAGATTATTTTTGATGGAGAAAAGCTTTTGGGCCCAAAAGGAAACCTCGTTCCCGGAGAAGCCAACATGAAATTTGTTGCCCAGAGTTTCGATCTGATGCCTTACGCGACAGTTGCAGAAAATGTAGGAAAATTTATTTCAAACATTAATTTAGTCCAGAAAAAAAAAACGGTCACAGAACTTCTCGAAGTAGTCGGACTTTCGGAATATGCGAATGTTTTACCCAAATATTTAAGTGGAGGACAGCAACAAAGAGTTGCCATCGCAAGAGCTCTTTCAGTCTTACCCAAACTGCTGATTTTAGATGAGCCTTTCAGTAATCTGGATTTTCCCAGGAAAATCGAACTTCGCGAAAAGCTTTTTTCTTATGTAAAACATAATAAAATTTCCCTGATTATTTCTACGCATGAGCTACAGGATATTATTCCCTGGCTGGATCAGATTATTGTGCTCCAAAACGGAAGATTAATTCAGAATGATAATCCTAAAGAGACTTTTAGAAGTCCTTACAATCCTTATGTTGCCAAACTTTTTGGAGAGGTTAATATTTTTGACGAAACCGAAGTTGCAGATTTCAATCTGAAGAAATTTTCTTACTATCCGAAAGAAATCAGTATTTCTGAAAATGGTATGGAAGCAGAAGTTTTAGAAAGCAGATTTGCCGGAAATTACTACTGGAATAAGGTAAAGGCAAAAAACAAAGAAATTATCCTGTACACGGATGAAAGATTAAGTGATTCTGTCAATATTTCTTTTATATAA
- a CDS encoding HAMP domain-containing sensor histidine kinase, which produces MLVEPLNSKSRKTIHYALIICILLIQLLIAGYFYNEFIHKKNLAFIENQLKEVRVLEGLTDNSRKELLNAQDYLQKYVTSNDSTFLNSYLISLGKLGKNLDSIGYYENKYVKLKNTLAFQKKDSLEIKKLKVLIDSTYNFSTKSNLKPNNSFKIQKYTPEYHFDKFDLETKTYTDTVKKKGLFGRLGDAISGKETVRKDSTVVTMKQRKVPVSSLMKSEVDSIMNVVNNHYSREVKRIQTNVTDRKTDRDKIYKMFSNLLMYNNGLMNIYESAIKESKSSLEKEYEKQNSKNNQVRKYLIFGAMILMFIVSILIMLLTRIAFIYERKLNEANQQIKENLNFKNRILGMLSHELRSPLKIIDLFIGRINKKTDDKNIKEYLKSISFTNNTLLIQANQILEYTKNQAVENKLNPVVFNLKNEITSILNAIEPYIETRNNRLIIEENINPDLVVFSDHRKINQVFMNILGNANKFTENGEIKVTIAVEPINKEIISLTAKIKDSGSGISPSDIEKIFEPYYQGVLSEDVENLGAGLGLSLCKEIVELYDGNISVSSELGKGTTVVFTVNLNLTA; this is translated from the coding sequence ATGCTCGTAGAACCGTTAAATTCTAAATCAAGAAAAACAATTCATTATGCGCTTATTATATGTATTTTATTAATACAGCTCTTAATAGCAGGATATTTTTATAATGAATTTATTCATAAGAAAAATTTGGCCTTTATTGAAAACCAGTTAAAAGAGGTCCGTGTATTAGAAGGATTAACCGATAATTCAAGGAAAGAACTTTTGAATGCACAGGATTATCTTCAAAAATATGTAACCAGTAATGACAGTACTTTTTTAAATTCTTACCTTATATCACTAGGTAAGCTTGGGAAAAATCTGGATAGCATTGGTTATTATGAAAATAAGTATGTAAAATTAAAAAATACATTAGCATTTCAGAAAAAGGATTCATTAGAGATTAAAAAATTAAAGGTGCTGATTGATTCTACCTATAATTTTTCGACTAAATCTAATCTTAAACCCAATAATTCGTTTAAAATACAGAAATATACTCCGGAATATCATTTTGATAAATTTGATTTAGAAACCAAAACCTATACGGACACTGTAAAAAAGAAAGGATTGTTTGGAAGGTTGGGAGATGCTATTTCGGGTAAAGAAACAGTTCGTAAAGACAGTACTGTGGTGACCATGAAACAGAGGAAAGTTCCGGTTTCTTCATTGATGAAATCTGAAGTTGACAGTATCATGAATGTAGTGAACAATCATTATTCCAGAGAAGTTAAAAGAATTCAGACGAATGTGACCGACAGGAAGACTGACCGTGATAAAATTTATAAAATGTTCAGCAATCTTCTGATGTATAATAATGGACTGATGAATATTTATGAATCTGCGATTAAAGAGTCCAAATCGAGCCTCGAGAAGGAGTATGAAAAACAGAATTCAAAAAATAATCAGGTTAGAAAATATCTGATATTCGGAGCAATGATTCTGATGTTTATTGTTTCAATTTTAATCATGTTATTAACAAGAATCGCATTTATATACGAACGAAAGCTGAATGAAGCTAATCAACAGATAAAGGAAAACCTGAATTTTAAAAACAGAATTTTAGGCATGCTGAGTCACGAGTTGCGATCTCCGTTAAAAATAATTGACCTTTTCATTGGCAGAATTAATAAGAAAACAGATGACAAGAATATCAAAGAATATCTTAAATCGATAAGCTTTACCAACAATACATTGCTTATTCAGGCCAATCAGATTTTAGAGTATACCAAAAACCAGGCAGTGGAAAATAAGCTGAATCCGGTAGTTTTTAATCTTAAAAACGAAATTACATCCATTTTAAATGCCATTGAACCTTATATCGAAACGAGAAATAATAGGTTAATTATTGAAGAAAATATAAATCCGGATCTTGTTGTTTTTTCTGATCACCGAAAGATCAACCAGGTTTTTATGAATATTCTGGGGAATGCCAATAAATTTACGGAGAATGGAGAAATTAAAGTTACAATAGCGGTAGAACCTATCAATAAAGAAATAATTTCTTTGACTGCCAAAATAAAAGATTCCGGAAGTGGAATTTCCCCTTCTGATATTGAGAAAATTTTTGAACCCTATTATCAGGGAGTTTTATCTGAAGATGTTGAAAATTTGGGTGCCGGCCTGGGATTGAGTTTGTGTAAAGAAATTGTTGAATTGTACGACGGAAATATATCCGTCTCCAGCGAATTGGGAAAAGGCACGACAGTTGTTTTTACAGTTAATCTAAATCTTACTGCATGA